Part of the Triticum aestivum cultivar Chinese Spring chromosome 4D, IWGSC CS RefSeq v2.1, whole genome shotgun sequence genome is shown below.
ACGAACTAGGTTCGTTTCGATCAGCCGTAGACAACTTTTTTTTATTAATCTGCGAGTGTAAGCAGAGATGGCCTAAAACACATTTAATAGAATCCTTTTATTGAGATCAGAATCGTTGTACAAAAATCGTACCAAAAAATATTGTAGGCGTACTATGCTTCTTAACATACTACTGATATGAATTTCTTCTAAACCTTAGTGTGTGCCTCTCTGCCGTGGCCAGGCACAAATCAAATGTTGTTGGGTTGTGCTGACAAATATTTCAGTGGACACGTCAATTATCTCTTCCGTTACAACATAGGAGCATATGTGCTAGTAACAATACAAAAACACTAGCGGTGCAAATACGCGGGGCACACTCCTAGTGTTTGTGTTATTGACCACCCAAAGAGTGGTCAATTGACCATATagtccctccatcccaaaatttgTGAACGTATCTAGCACTATCATCCATTTTGTTGGCCCTCCGGATGTGGAGTACACTCCGACTGGCGGTGACACGCGACGATGAGGACGAAGACGAACGAAGCTCGCCGATGAACTCGATGAAGTTTCTCTACACCTAGATACACGATCCACCGCTGTGCAAAGCTAGGTTTCTTAGCTTGTCCCTGATCGATCCTTTCTTGGCGTGTACTAGCACTATGTACGTATGAGAACTTCAATCGATCTATAGCACACGTAACCAGCACAACACGACGGAACCAATGTGGATAGCCACATGCTCCTGTCGAGACTGTTCTTTTGCTTTGGTTGATTCACAAATCGATGTGTTACAAGGGGTAGGGGTACACAGCATCTAAATATGCTTAAGATAGCCTAGAAGCTAGACGACTActatattgaaacaaaagcaatacaTAAAATATTACAACTAGGAAGAAAGTCCCTCGTCGTCACGACAACCTCAACGAACACAATAAATAAAGGTTGAAAAAAATATAACTTAGACAATAGAAATATTAATCTCGTTCTCGTCAGTTCTGCCTGCATCATCATTGTGGACTTCTCTCCGTGTAAAGGGCCTCTGAAACCTATCCGCGAATGTCTCCATCCCCATGAATAACAAGAGCAGCCAAACACGGGACAAGAGTTCCACACCTTCACTCAAGCTCTTGGCGTGCAAGTACCCCCTGCACCTACTGGCAGAGTAGCATAGCATCTCGACCCATACTCCCTGTACCACCTCCCACCTCTCCCCTTCGTCATGCAGCTCCAGCAACTGGTAATGAAGCCTGTGTGCATTGGGAACCAGATCCCCCAAGGAAGACTCATGGCCTAGCATGAGCTCAACATCATGGCAGGCGAAAGTGAAGATACTGCTCCTGGTCCCGGGCATTAGCATCTCAGGATGGATGCAGAGCAGGTAAGCCATGTAGTTGGATATCACCATGCTTCCTTGGACGCATTCTGGAATTCGATTGGTTGTGCTGCCATAGCATAGTTCCGTGGCGATGTGCCAGAGAAGGACACTTCTATCGAATGCCATGTTCAAGCTCCACCTCAGGCGCCGAAGCCTCCTCTTCCTCAGAGTCCAATGGCCCCCGCGGCTATTGAATCTTCTGTAGCTGTCAGCGTTGTGGATGTGTTGTTTCCACCCATCCTTCACATATCCATGAACCAAATGTACAATATAGGCTGTGGATGTTTCTGGTGCCTGTTctatataacaatgcatgttaaCATAGTCCTTGCAGCAGACAACTGTGGCAAGCTTCATCAAAATAGTGGGCCTCTTGTTGCGAGAAGCACACGACAAGAGGCTATGCTGGGCAACCTTGACTGGTGGTATGAATGTGATGAAACGACTAACCAATAGCATTAGGAAATCCAGCAGCGCAGTACAAGAGAACAAGATGTAAGTTACCTTGACATCTGTCATGTTGTATTTGTATCCAAGATATTTGTGGCCCGTGGAAAAGAGGATGACGACAGAAGCTAAGGCCAGGAATGGGAGCAAGAGATGCAAACATAAGCCAAGGCGACTGATTAAAATGGTCTTTCTTGTGTAGAggagcaaaaatgacaaaaggaaCATGCAATCTGATAGGTGATATGCATGTGGAAAATCAAGGGCCATGAAACGCTGTAAGATTTTAATCCGGGTAGAGTATGGAACTGGTATGTCTCCCAGTACCATGTTGACATACATTTCCACCGAAGGTTCAGCTAGTAGTTCTGCTTTGTCTTGATCATGGGCTAACTCTGACTCCAGTACACACTTTCTTGCTTCTTTTGCAAATTCTTGAGGCAAAATGTCCTTCTCTTCGGCTACTGCTTCCAGAAATCCGGTTGATTGAAATCCATAGCCATAACCGCACGTGCAGACCTGCCAGAAAAGGGCAACCATACCTTGTTTCCTTAGCGCCGATGGAGAGCTGGGAACAAGGGTTGCACTGCTACTGGCGATGGCACTGATACTGGCGCTCTTGAGAGCCCATGGCTTCTGGCAGGATCTGATGATGCCGACGACGAACATCAAGATTGCGGCCTGCAATAACCCCTTCTCCCCGGACCACAACTTACAGAATACGTAGAGGGCGACCGAGACCTGGGATGCCACCGTTATGGCATGGCGCATCCACAACTCGGTGTCTTGGATGCTGTAGGCAGTCATGTTGTGCTGGCCGCCGAGGTGGACGAGGAGGACAGGCGCCCATACGACCTCCAGGCCGCTGCCGCTCCCGTCGCCGGGTAGCTGCGAGCGGCGGTTGAAGAGGGTGGCCAGCGCGTATATCGCCAGAGCATCCCCACCGAGGTAGGCAAGCCAGATGAAGAGCCTGAGCCAAGCTGGAAGAGCACGCCTGCGCACCGTGCCGGAGACGAAGAGGAAGTACTGGATGAAGAGGCTGCCCAGCGCCAGAACGCGCAGGTGCCATTCATCCCACCATTGCAGAGCACCGGAGAAACCCATCATcgatctcctctctatctcttcctCTCTTATTAGCTTATTAAGCATGTACAAATGTTCAGCGACAGAGCCTTCGTCTAGTATCTATCGTCTCCGGCCGACCTAGGTAGATGAAGAAAAAAGTTTTGTGTTCCTTGAGTGCTCCTGATGCTAACGTGTTCGTGATCATGTCCTTTCAAGGATTCTACTCATACGCATCCCTTGCTTCTTCGTGTTGGTATAGAATCTTCTACTTTTCCCTTTAACTAGGGCTGGACGTAACGAGCGGGCTTTTCGGCCCGCTCGTGGCTCGCTCGGTCTTGGCCCGCTCGGTCCTGGCCCGCTAGAGAAAAGGATCGGTCCTGGCCCGCAGACAGAAAATCGTGGGCTCATGCACGTCCCATATTAGTTGCATGCAACGAAAAAAACTTCTAAAGACTGTTCATGGCTAACCGCCGCGACGCAGAGCGCACTTCCCATGGCACATcgcccacctcgccgccggcgcTCGTGCATGTCGCCCACCTCGCCACAGCACCCACACACGTCTCCCACCTCGCTGCTGCCTTTGTTCACTTTTTCTGTCACAACACCCATCCTCTTGCCGACAATTTGGTCACCACCGCCTCGCCATGGCCACCATGGAAACAAGACCGCCGGTCCTCTCGGTCCGGCCCAGGCTTCACCGCCGCCGGTCCCTGAAAACAGGCCCGCCGcgctgctcggtccggtccggaccggaccgccggcggccggtccaaacgcCGGCTcggaccgccggcggccggtccaaacgcCGGCTCGgaccggaccgtgtccaccctgacctTTAACATTGAAGATTCGTGGTTCTCTTGCCAATTGCGTTTGCGTTTTCACCAACATTGTATTCAGCGAACACTTACCCAAGCTGAGCGCTAGAAAAAACACTCGGCAAAGTAGCATGTTTGTCAAGTGTTTTCTTTAAAACACAGGTCAATTTGTCCAAGATATTTTCCAGCTTGGACATGTTTCCCTAGGagtcaattgcaagaaaccaccacatttgcgGCTAGGTTTGCAGGAAACCACCAACTCGTTAATCCGTTGCAGAAAACACCGAAAAATTTGTTAAGTCGTTGCAAAAAGCATTGATTAGGTGATTTGGCCCGTTtgatcactttctgacaagtggggccagATTGTAAGGAGCTTAACTGGCAAAAAATTAGCGCACACACCCCTAGATATTTACAGAAAAGGCAATCAGGCCCCCGGTGTGGACAACCGCGGCGCACTGGCCTTGCCGTCCAGTACGCACGGCGACGCCCTCTTCGGCGTAGGAGACGGCCACGGCCGCGGCAGATGACGAGGAGGCGGCTGGGGTGCGCGCGTTTCCAAGGCGTTGGCCTGCCGGTGCGGCAGCGACGGTGGCGGTCGGGTCAGCGACATGGAGCACGCGTCGGGAGCCGAAGCAGAGGAGCAGCACCCTCCTCCTCCGATGTGGTGAAGGGCGGGGTTGGAGGGGGGAGGCGACAAGACGATGAGTCCACCTGCTCGACTTCCCGTCGCCCTCATCCACGAAGGAGGACGAGCTCGATCCAGAGGCCCCTCCGGCGCTTGTGCAGCTGCGGCGTCCACACGAGGCGCAGCCGCTTGAGGGTCCTGGCCGGCTCCTCCCCGTTGCTTCCGCTGGAGCCGGCGGCCGACGACGCGCCGCCGTTCATCTCCTGGGCGCCCCTGTGCGTCGGGATGTCGAAGGCAGCGGCGAGATCGCGGGGGGTGGGCGACTGCACGGCAAGAGCTCGCCCGGCGCCGACAGGTCCTCTTCGAAGCGCGCAAACCAGCTAGGCTCCTCCTTCTCCCTCATCCTCCCGGCCCGGAGCAGAGCGGCGGCGGATGGAAGCAGCGCGGTGGCGGCGCGTTGTGGATAGGGCGTTGGTGTTCCACCGGGGAGGATCTGATTGCTTTTGTTTTTTAGATCTAGGGGTGTATGTGCTAATTTTTTGCTAAGTCAATTTCTTACAATCCGAccccacttgtcagaaagtgatGAAACGGGCTAAATCACccgatcagtgctttttgcaacgaCTTAACAAATTTTCCGGTGTTTTCTGCAACGGATTAACGAGttggtggttttctgcaaacctagccgcaaatgtggtggtttcttgcaattgactCGTTTCCCTAGACTAGttagtaagtactccctccgtttcacaaTGTAGTtcatatatatatactccctccgttcggaattacttgtcacagaaatggatgtatctacacgTATTTTAATTGTAGATGCATCTATTTTTATTCACTTTtgagacaagtaatttggaacggagggagtattttttaaagtcaaactttataaactttgactaAGTTTGTAAAGAAAAATATATACATCTACTATACGAAATACATATCCTTAGACACATCAACAGACGTACTTTAATATtctatatatttggtattgtaaatATAAATACTTTTCTCTATAAACTTCATCAAAATTTGTAGTGTTTGACTTACcagaaaatctatatgcactacattatgggtTGAGTACTGTCACCTTGTGCCTAGAGCCCTACACTAGCTATATTATTACTCCCTccctcccaaaataagtgtctcaactttgtacttattttgggacgggggGAGTGTGTATACAATGAATGTAGCTAGCTGTTTGCACAAAAAGGAGTAGTACATATGTCTGGCGTACCAACTTACAAACACAATGAGCAAGGAAGGCAACGAATCAGATGCTACGCCGTGATAGTCGGATGGTTAGGCAGATTCTTTGAGTGAACTAAATAAGATTCTGCGGGGAACCATGATGATGGAGGGTATAAAAAAAAGGGTCAGTTTACTTGGATCGTTTATTTCTGTGATCCAACGGCCCAGAACCGCAATACTACACCACAAATAGTGTAGTACTAGAAAGGTTGGgcgcgctttgctgcgccgttGGTGTTGTTGGATGTCTTAAAAAATACTCACCCTATTTCAATATATAAGGTGTATTATGTTTTTGAAAACCATTTAAGTTTGATCAAATGTGTAGAGAAATACATCAAAATCCATAATATGAAATCGGTATGATTAGATTCACTATTACATTAATTTCTATATATTTTTTGGTTTAAGATTGTGGATGTCAATATTTTTTTATTCGAACTTGGTCAAAGTGAGAGAATCTTGACTTTCCAAAAAACCAATAGCCCTTATATTTTGGTATTTTGGAAgtgatggaatatttagtttggcttgtgtgtgtgtgagaaggGGGGGGTGATGGAGTGTGTTTTATTTGTTATTTATAATGCGGTGATTTGATGGGACTTTCGTGGTGTGGTCCTGTGAGTTATCCGCTAACCAACATATATTTATGTTGGGTAATTTCTGCGTTGGTGGctgcatgtactatattggtgctacaaTATCACATGGTGGCGTTTTTTTCTAGGTGGTGGGAGGGTGGGCGGGATTGATACATTTTTATAGCTCAGTTGTTGTTGACTGATTAAAAAATTGATGGCCCGATCAAAATCGTTAACCAAACCCAAAACTGAATACCTCGGTCGAATGAAAGAGATTCAAAATTAGGGAACATAGTGAATTAAAAAAACTGAATAGGAGAgctccttgagaaattgttgaccagATCAAAATCGGGTGACTCAATTTTAAATTGAAGACTTAATTAATTGAGAGAccttaaaaattaggaagcatagtgtatAGTATAAAATAATTGAATGAGATGGCTCCGAGAAACTGTTGACCCTGTCGAAATCGGATGACCCAATTTCAGTTGGAGACCTCAATTGAATGTGGGCCCTTTAAAACTAGGGAGCATAGTGTTATAGAGGATACTTAGGCATGCCAGGTATTTGAGGTGTTTCGCACTTCAAAGTACTACAGCAGATTCGCTCCAAAATCTGctctatgtgtgtgtgagagagaatgGTAACAGTCGGATGTGCAGGCGGAGCTATCACCATCAGTAAAAGGTTTATAGATGGGCTCAAATTAGTGGCTGGTGATGTTAAGTATCCGTCGCAGTTATCTATTACTATATTATTAAAGCAGAAGTCAGATAATTCATCacgttcatccacatagattaaattaccATGGTCGTTAATTATAGATATTGACGGTTGAGATTTAAAAGACGTACGCTTTACGTAAAAGAGTCCCGTTCCAATGTAACCCCCCTCACTAATAAATATTTAAAGACAATATAGACACTTGTCAAATTATATAGTAAAACAGAAGTCAAATTAGTCATCACGTTCATCCATATAGATTAAATTACCATGATCGTTAATTATAGATATTGACGGTTGGGATTTAAAAGACGTACGCATTACGTAAAAGAGTCCCGCTATGATACAACCCCCTCACTAATAAATGTATAAAGACAATATAGACCTTTGTCAAATTATAAATATACACCATAGCTAGAAGGATCTCTCATTGAAGAGATACAGTAACGGACCGGCCCATTACGGCACCATTTATTAAAATAAATAGAGAATTAAAAAGAAGAAGGAGGGATCAAACTCGGGTATGCTAGTTCTAGACGGCACTACGAACCATTGAGCCAACGCCTGCTACGAATATTTGCATTTTAATTTTTTTACAAAAATTTAATGAAAAATGTATCTTTAATAATTGCTCGGAATGTCCAAACTCTTTTAAAAATGAACAGATTTTTAGCAGGAACAATTTATTAGCTTTTCGTTTTTTTAAAACACTAACATATTTGGAATTCTaaaatataagaaaaatacaaacaAAAATTTGAGAACTTTTTTTAATTTCCTGAAACATCTTTTTACTTGTGTAGACTGTTTTTGGAAACTGGAACAATTTTTTAACTGCAAACAAATTTTGAAAGTATGAACATTATTTGAAGCTACCGGAATAGTTTTTGAATATTTCAATAACTTTTGAAAAACAGTCCATTTTacgaatttgtgaatattttttagaaCAGCGacattttttgaattgatgaacatttttcaaaaccaCGAGCGCTTAGGCCGGCCAACCGGTGCCCGATGGGAGCGATGTCGTCGCCTAATTGAGCCAAGGCCTAAgtgttttttgttttctaattttttcttctcttttttctctaattcatttttatctattttgaaatttatttttcattttgaaACCTTTAAAAGAATTGAAATATTGTTTTGAATACCAAAACAATATTTTTAAGTAACTGTtttaaattatgattttaaatTCTATTTTTTCCTTCAAATATTTATTAAATGCTTTTTAAAAAGCATTTATTGGTTtcaatttgatatctttgtatttattAGTTATATTAAAAGCTTAAAATAACAGTTTTTAAGTACATCAAGAAATCAGAATGACGGGAGAGCTCCAGCCTCTTCAGTGATTTGGTCTTCCCCGGCCGTCGGATCGTCTTTTTATTCGTTTTGGACCGTCCGATCCCGCTCCCGGTCGATCTCATCTGCCGGATCGAAACTGGCCACTATCGCAATGAATAGTGCTGCTTGCAGCGGTGCCACTGCGCATAATTCATGtgccccgccgagggcattttcATCATTTCACACACAAGGGTATAAATCGCAGCGGCTCCCGTGGAGATCACCCAGCCATCGCTCCTCGCACTTGCGccgcccctctccccttcctcccaccttgcctctctctctccctccaaaCCCTAGACCCGCTCGCACGCGCCCTAGCATGCCGCCGCCTCCGCTCGCCGTCGCATCGTCTCCTCCTCCACGCCCCCTTGGTGCTCATCAGAAGGAGGAGCGCAGCCTCCTCTCGCGCCTCTGCTCCCCCGACGAAGCCGCTGCCTCTCCATCGCCAGGAGGGCCCTCCTCTTGTGCCACTGCTCCCACGATGAGGCCGCCGCCTCTCCATCGCATCTTTAAAAAAATGGTTTGGTGTGTTCTATTTAGATGTTTATGCGACAAGAATTCTTTGTTTCACTGTTCATGACTCATTACAACCGAACAGTAGCAGGGCTCACCCACCTATCATGACTCATTATATATAGTTCATTTGTTTGAATACGAATCTGGAATTTGGAAACCACTGTGATATATAGAGCATAGTCAAGGTGTTGGTGTGTCACTATGTGTATTGAGGAGAGAGAGGCGCAGTAGTAGATCCATGGTGTATGTTGTTGTATTTATAGTCCAGATGGGTGCATGAGAGATAGAGACTAAAGTGTCAACCATAAACTACTATTTGCAAAAGCAAGGAACATAAACAATAGGTTGTTGTAGCTAGGTAAATTACTCTTTTCAAGTTCACCGTCATGTTTTATTAGAAAGTACATTGTCTATGGACAGTGCATCTCAGGGGATCGCAGTGAGGATGAAAGGTTTGGAGAAATGCAAAATGATAAAATTCAGACGTTGGCATACAGAGAACTAacaggaaaacatacaccatcaatcattcaCCATAAGGACACAGCAGGGCAGTAGCTGAGTGGAGAACTAATTAAAATGTTGCTCCTGGATTTCTGTTTTTCTATACTAGAGATGGGTCATAGATAGTCTGCTAGAGTAGCCACACAAACCAAGGGCTTTAATCCCTATAGCTACAAGATGACATCTGGTCTTTGACTTTTCCCTCTTTATGTGTGAATAGATTGTCTGACTGTGAAATGCATGCACTTCATTAAGAACTCGAGTCCATCCACAACCACTGCGACAGCATGCCTTTGTTGAACGATCTAAAGCTAGACACAATAAGTAACGGACAGGCTGGGAATTTTAAAAAGATTTTAGGAACACTTTGTGAACTGGTCTTTTTTCCATaacttctttttatttatttattttccttttcctgctacGTTTCttctttctttaaaaaaaaaaaACGGTCACGCTtacattttttttttcaaaatttcaaacggtTCATTATTTCCAAATTTTGTTCAACAGTGAGTCACGACAAAGCACTTGACTAAGTTGTTTATGTTTTGACGAAACACCACACGACTGAGTTGTTATTTATCAGTCCAACAAAatactttttattttttgattgacgAAACACTGAAGACGGAGTTGTTTATCCATTATTAATACCAAACTGCACATGCATGACAGTCATCGTGGTATAAACAATTCCTTTGTGGAGTAGTTAGGAATCTTACGGACCCATCGTCGTGAAACCAAACAAAACATAGCGCTGCGTCAGCAAGAGTCGCCATCGATCGATCGGCATGGCTATTGGAGACGGCGAGCCGGTGCTACAGTTCAAGAGCGTATGCGTGGTCGGGGGCGGCATGGCCGGCTTGGCGGTGGCGCGCGAGCTGCGGCGGGAGGGTCACACGGTCACGGTCATGGAGCAGAGCGGCGACGTTGGCGGGCAGTGGCTGTACGACCGCAGGACGGACGTCGAGGATCCGATGGGCGCCGTGGCGCCGGTGCGCGTGCCTAGCAGCATATACGCGTGCCTCCGCCTCATCAGCCCACGAGAGGTCATGGGCTGCTCCGACTTCCAGTTCCTGCCTCGGGAGGGCGCCGGCCGTGACCCGCGCCGCTATCCCGGCCACCGCGAGCTGCACTGCTACCTTCGTGACTTCTGCCACGTGTTTGGCATCATGGAAACCGTCAGGCTCAACACCCGGGTCCTGCGCGTCGCCCCCGCGGCGATGTCGATGTCGACCACAACGCGCCGGTGGGCGGTGAGGTCCGTGCGGCGCCTCGGTGGCACCGAAGATGATGATGGTGCGCTGGAGGACGAGGAGGTGTTCGACGCTGTTGTGGTGGCTACCGGCAACTACGCGCAGCCGATGCTGCCGAACGACATCCAGGGCATGGACGAATGGAGGCGCCGGCAGCTGCACAGCCACTCGTACAGGACGCCGGAGCCGTTTCATggcgaggccgtggtggtggtcggGTGCGGGGCCAGCGGCAAGGACATCGCGCTAGACCTCGGCCGCGTCGCGAGGGAGGCGCACCTCGCCGCCAGCTCTGAGGCCGAGGCCACCACGCCGGCCATGTCGAGGATGCTGGCGAACCACGGCGACGTCCTGCGCCTCCACCCGCGGGTACGCCAGCTACGCGCGGACGGGCAGGTGGAGTTCGCCGACGGCTCCTCCGTCGTGGCCGACACGGTCATATACTGCACGGGGTATGCCTACTCGTTCCCGTTCCTGGACACGGGCGGGGCGGTCACCGTGAGCGACGGCGGCTATGTGGTCGGCCCGCTGTTCGAGCACGTGTTCACGCCGTCCCTGGCGCCGTCGCTCTCCTTCGTGGGCGTGCCGAGGAAGGTCCTGATCCCGTGGTTCTTCGAGGTGCAGGCGCGGTGGGTCGCGCAGGTGCTGTCCGGCCGCCACGCGCTGCCGTCAGAGGAACAGATGCTGCGGTCTGTGGAGGAGCAGCTGCGCGCCAGGGAGGCCGCCGGCGTACCCAGGAAGCACACGCACAACATTGCCAGCGTCGAACCTCGAGATATGTACGAGTTCGGGGGGAAGTACTGCGACTTCACGCCGACGGAGGAGTGGAAGAAGGAGCTGATCCTGTCCAGCAACGCGAGCATGGACGATGACGTCGAGACCTTCCGCAAccgcgccgacggcgacagcgagaACGTCCGGAAGGGTCGGCAGGGATGGCTCGGCGGCTTAGTTGCTCAAGCTCAAGAAGAAACTGCGGTTAAAACTGAATTCTGAGCAGAGCAGAGGTTAAAATATTCCCTCGATGTTATCATATGGCATCCAATTTGTATCCTGTAGGAGTGTTATCATATGGGTTAAAACTGCATGTGTCTTCAAACCGTGAGTAAGCTTCAACAACCAGAGGCAAATGGGTTATCATATGGCAGGCAGCACCCTTTGGAGGGAAATGTTTTAGTTCTTGACAAATCAGAAGAGATGGAGTCATACATTTTGCAAACTATTGTCATTCCATGCGTATAGTGGCAGCAATTTCAAACAATCTCACCATAAATACGAGCATGCGTGCTCAGTGTTCCGGCCTCCGCGCCATGTAACTTCTGCTCGCGCTCTTTTCGCCGTTGAACCTTATAACTTCCCGCGTTTGTATGGCCTGAGCATTTCCGTGATGTGTGTAAGGTTGACTTGGTTGGTACGCTGCCtatgttgtgggctttattaatttaaagccggacactCCTAGTGTCTTTGTTCTAAAAAAATATACGAGCATTGTGCAGACTAGCGAGGAAGCCTACTCTGATAGTAGGTCTCCCAAACTAGATTAACCCATGGAATGTTGTGAAACTTACGAACCATTTTTTGAAACAGTCCATCATTGTGagtttcaagattttaaattcctaGGCCCCTTTGAGTCTTGGTCCTACATATAAAAGATCCCATGCAGCAAGTGGTGGGTTCATCTCTCCACAAACAGTACCTCATATAAATATATAATTATCACATTACAAAATGTCCATATATGCAGTTGAGCAACACATCACAAAGGTGGGAAGGGATGAAAGCGCTGCATTAACCACCAAACATCCTGCCATCATAAGTTAAAAACTGAGGAATGCGCTATGCCTTTGTGGATCCTCTCAATAAGTGGCATAAAGAAGTCCATTCTATGTTTTGATAGGCAGAGGGTCAGTCCCAAATATGTGAATGGAAAAGAGCCCACTTGGTAGCTTAGGACTTGAGAAAGATTCTGCAGAATGTCAACTCACACATTTAATGGGCATCATGCTGGATTTTCGATGATTAACTATAAGGCGAGAGGAAGAAATTAATGTGTCACAAGTTGCTTCAAATGAGTGAATCCCAGGGAGCTAACTTTTTCTATAGTCAGactatcatctgcatattgaagaaTTGGAAACTCGGGGCACGATTGACCGACGAGAGGTCGTTGATGTAGTCCAGCATGCATGACATTATTCAGGATAGTTTGCAAGAAATCAGTTGTTGAGACAAAGAGCAAAAGGAATACTGGATCCTCTTGTCTTACTCCCCTCCCGCATTTTAACTGAGGACCAGACACCCCATCAAGGAGAACAGAA
Proteins encoded:
- the LOC123100794 gene encoding flavin-containing monooxygenase FMO GS-OX-like 8, producing the protein MAIGDGEPVLQFKSVCVVGGGMAGLAVARELRREGHTVTVMEQSGDVGGQWLYDRRTDVEDPMGAVAPVRVPSSIYACLRLISPREVMGCSDFQFLPREGAGRDPRRYPGHRELHCYLRDFCHVFGIMETVRLNTRVLRVAPAAMSMSTTTRRWAVRSVRRLGGTEDDDGALEDEEVFDAVVVATGNYAQPMLPNDIQGMDEWRRRQLHSHSYRTPEPFHGEAVVVVGCGASGKDIALDLGRVAREAHLAASSEAEATTPAMSRMLANHGDVLRLHPRVRQLRADGQVEFADGSSVVADTVIYCTGYAYSFPFLDTGGAVTVSDGGYVVGPLFEHVFTPSLAPSLSFVGVPRKVLIPWFFEVQARWVAQVLSGRHALPSEEQMLRSVEEQLRAREAAGVPRKHTHNIASVEPRDMYEFGGKYCDFTPTEEWKKELILSSNASMDDDVETFRNRADGDSENVRKGRQGWLGGLVAQAQEETAVKTEF